Proteins from a single region of Candidatus Binatia bacterium:
- a CDS encoding acyl-CoA thioester hydrolase/BAAT C-terminal domain-containing protein → MLGGSEGGADESRAAIIASHGFDTLALAYFGMEGLPAELADIPLEYVVRAIAWVREQPQTRNLPLIIVGDSKGAELALLIAARDPLVKGVVALAPSSSVFEGFSTRQGVRRASWTVSGVPLSYADNPIAAEVKAQIKADRAAKRAVSFRAQYVALATPPKPESTIAVEKISGPLLLVAGADDQLWPSDVFAHRILAARRASGLKFRDELLVFPGAGHAIDVPYMPTGDLAVVDEGSFRLALGGTPSGYARADKNMWPKVLAFLDRLCAAAPQTRSPRS, encoded by the coding sequence GTGCTTGGCGGTTCCGAAGGCGGAGCGGATGAGAGCCGCGCCGCGATCATCGCTTCGCATGGCTTCGATACTTTGGCGCTCGCGTATTTTGGTATGGAGGGGCTGCCCGCCGAGCTGGCTGACATTCCTCTCGAATACGTCGTGCGCGCCATCGCCTGGGTTCGCGAACAACCGCAGACCCGGAACCTTCCGCTAATAATTGTGGGCGATTCAAAAGGCGCGGAGCTGGCGCTGCTGATTGCTGCGCGTGACCCGCTAGTCAAAGGTGTGGTAGCGTTGGCGCCCTCCAGCAGCGTGTTTGAGGGATTCTCCACGCGACAGGGTGTGCGGCGCGCTTCTTGGACGGTATCGGGAGTGCCGCTGTCATATGCCGACAATCCGATCGCGGCCGAGGTAAAAGCACAAATCAAAGCTGATCGCGCCGCGAAGCGCGCCGTTTCTTTTCGCGCTCAATACGTGGCGCTGGCAACGCCCCCGAAGCCCGAAAGCACCATCGCGGTCGAAAAAATCTCCGGCCCGCTTTTGCTGGTGGCGGGCGCCGACGACCAGCTTTGGCCGTCTGACGTTTTTGCGCATCGGATCTTGGCGGCTCGCAGGGCGAGCGGCCTGAAGTTCAGGGACGAGTTACTCGTATTTCCGGGGGCGGGACATGCGATCGACGTGCCGTACATGCCGACCGGCGACCTCGCCGTCGTTGACGAGGGCAGCTTCCGGCTCGCATTGGGGGGTACGCCCTCGGGCTATGCGCGAGCCGACAAAAACATGTG